In Canis lupus dingo isolate Sandy chromosome 27, ASM325472v2, whole genome shotgun sequence, one genomic interval encodes:
- the LOC112665641 gene encoding T-cell surface glycoprotein YE1/48-like isoform X2, with amino-acid sequence MQTSKVSEDRLVYAKLKLPYSRKQDKRHPVGKRREFPWHMVALILGVICFFLLLAITVLGSMFFQRCSGHTMQDMKDTKEKNVSFVEVEDHSILPPIIDKDYDSFQENWYCCGKSCYYFSKEEKTWERSKKSCQGLHSSLIKIDNKEEQRFIQSKIKYNYWIGLFKAGAKYPWQWLDGTHLSQRVNFQQSLLDVKCGHLKSSTIFTADCSKQFLYICEKEFTVP; translated from the exons ATGCAG ACTTCAAAAGTGAGTGAAGACAGACTGGTATATGCAAAGCTGAAATTACCCTATTCAAGGAAACAGGACAAAAGACATCCAGTGGGTAAAAGGAGAG AATTTCCATGGCATATGGTTGCATTAATCCTAGGAGTTATATGTTTTTTCCTCCTGCTGGCAATCACAGTCTTAGGATCTATGT TTTTTCAGAGGTGTTCTGGACACACAATGCAAGATATGaaggacacaaaagaaaaaaatgtttcctttgtaGAAGTTGAAGATCACTCAATTTTACCACCTATCATAG ATAAAGACTATGACTCATTTCAAGAAAATTGGTACTGCTGTGGAAAAAGCTGttactatttttcaaaagaagagaaaacttggGAGAGGAGTAAGAAGTCATGCCAAGGCCTACATTCTAGTCTCATTAAGATTGATAATAAAGAGGAGCAG CGCTTCattcaatcaaaaataaaatacaattattggATTGGATTATTTAAAGCAGGAGCTAAGTACCCCTGGCAATGGCTGGATGGCACACATCTATCTCAGAGGGT GAATTTCCAACAGAGTTTGCTGGATGTAAAATGCGGACATCTCAAGTCATCAACTATTTTTACTGCTGATTGTAGTAAACAGTTTCTTTACATTTGTGAAAAGGAGTTCACTGTCCCTTAA
- the LOC112665641 gene encoding T-cell surface glycoprotein YE1/48-like isoform X1: MKEQTSKVSEDRLVYAKLKLPYSRKQDKRHPVGKRREFPWHMVALILGVICFFLLLAITVLGSMFFQRCSGHTMQDMKDTKEKNVSFVEVEDHSILPPIIDKDYDSFQENWYCCGKSCYYFSKEEKTWERSKKSCQGLHSSLIKIDNKEEQRFIQSKIKYNYWIGLFKAGAKYPWQWLDGTHLSQRVNFQQSLLDVKCGHLKSSTIFTADCSKQFLYICEKEFTVP, encoded by the exons ACTTCAAAAGTGAGTGAAGACAGACTGGTATATGCAAAGCTGAAATTACCCTATTCAAGGAAACAGGACAAAAGACATCCAGTGGGTAAAAGGAGAG AATTTCCATGGCATATGGTTGCATTAATCCTAGGAGTTATATGTTTTTTCCTCCTGCTGGCAATCACAGTCTTAGGATCTATGT TTTTTCAGAGGTGTTCTGGACACACAATGCAAGATATGaaggacacaaaagaaaaaaatgtttcctttgtaGAAGTTGAAGATCACTCAATTTTACCACCTATCATAG ATAAAGACTATGACTCATTTCAAGAAAATTGGTACTGCTGTGGAAAAAGCTGttactatttttcaaaagaagagaaaacttggGAGAGGAGTAAGAAGTCATGCCAAGGCCTACATTCTAGTCTCATTAAGATTGATAATAAAGAGGAGCAG CGCTTCattcaatcaaaaataaaatacaattattggATTGGATTATTTAAAGCAGGAGCTAAGTACCCCTGGCAATGGCTGGATGGCACACATCTATCTCAGAGGGT GAATTTCCAACAGAGTTTGCTGGATGTAAAATGCGGACATCTCAAGTCATCAACTATTTTTACTGCTGATTGTAGTAAACAGTTTCTTTACATTTGTGAAAAGGAGTTCACTGTCCCTTAA
- the LOC112665641 gene encoding C-type lectin domain family 9 member A-like isoform X3, translating to MVALILGVICFFLLLAITVLGSMFFQRCSGHTMQDMKDTKEKNVSFVEVEDHSILPPIIDKDYDSFQENWYCCGKSCYYFSKEEKTWERSKKSCQGLHSSLIKIDNKEEQRFIQSKIKYNYWIGLFKAGAKYPWQWLDGTHLSQRVNFQQSLLDVKCGHLKSSTIFTADCSKQFLYICEKEFTVP from the exons ATGGTTGCATTAATCCTAGGAGTTATATGTTTTTTCCTCCTGCTGGCAATCACAGTCTTAGGATCTATGT TTTTTCAGAGGTGTTCTGGACACACAATGCAAGATATGaaggacacaaaagaaaaaaatgtttcctttgtaGAAGTTGAAGATCACTCAATTTTACCACCTATCATAG ATAAAGACTATGACTCATTTCAAGAAAATTGGTACTGCTGTGGAAAAAGCTGttactatttttcaaaagaagagaaaacttggGAGAGGAGTAAGAAGTCATGCCAAGGCCTACATTCTAGTCTCATTAAGATTGATAATAAAGAGGAGCAG CGCTTCattcaatcaaaaataaaatacaattattggATTGGATTATTTAAAGCAGGAGCTAAGTACCCCTGGCAATGGCTGGATGGCACACATCTATCTCAGAGGGT GAATTTCCAACAGAGTTTGCTGGATGTAAAATGCGGACATCTCAAGTCATCAACTATTTTTACTGCTGATTGTAGTAAACAGTTTCTTTACATTTGTGAAAAGGAGTTCACTGTCCCTTAA